From a single Brassica oleracea var. oleracea cultivar TO1000 chromosome C5, BOL, whole genome shotgun sequence genomic region:
- the LOC106343707 gene encoding ran-binding protein 10-like, with protein MTESSSNGRRNENDETSAAVNRRDPILQFLDKIRPSGDAMEDDNEGEESPTELNAINSAGGFVIVSPDKLSVKYTNANLHGYDVGVAQANKPAPFKCLTYYFEILVKDAGAKGKVAIGFTKEGFIMRRQPGWEVNSCGYHGDDGNIYLGKGTGEAFGPTYTTGDTVGGGINYASQEFFFTKNGALVGKIPKDIKGHLFPTVAVHSQNEEVSVNFGKQKFVFDVKGYETSARNKQQMAIEKIFIPPNIGYGLVKSYLLHYGYEETLNAFNLATKTTVPPILIAQENAIDEDDLHQRKTLRKLVRNGDIDAALANLQDWYPQIVQDDKSVVCFLLHCQRFIEFVRVGKLAEGVKYGRLELAKFVGLTEFQDIIEDCFALLVYPKPVESPVGYFLEDSQRELVADAVNAAILSNKKDACHLHSHLEMLLRQLTVCCLERRSMNGDQGETFRLHHVLKQYKKMKLD; from the exons ATGACGGAGAGTTCCTCCAACGGCCGCCGCAACGAAAACGACGAGACCAGCGCCGCCGTAAATCGTCGAGATCCGATCTTGCAATTCTTAGACAAGATTCGTCCCTCCGGGGATGCCATGGAGGATGATAATGAAGGTGAAGAATCGCCGACGGAGCTTAACGCAATTAACAGCGCAGGCGGGTTTGTGATCGTCTCTCCCGATAAGCTTTCCGTCAAGTACACGAACGCGAATCTCCACGGTTACGACGTCGGCGTTGCTCAAGCTAATAAACCTGCTCCCTTCAAGTGTCTTACTTACTACTTCGAGATTCTTGTCAAGGATGCTGGTGCTAAAGGGAAAGTCGCTATTGGTTTCACTAAGGAGGGCTTTATAATGCGGAGACAACCTGG ATGGGAAGTGAATAGCTGTGGCTATCATGGGGACGATGGAAATATATACCTAGGTAAGGGAACAGGTGAAGCCTTTGGTCCAACTTATACGACAGGTGATACTGTTGGTGGTGGTATAAACTACGCTTCCCAGGAGTTCTTTTTCAC TAAAAACGGAGCTTTAGTGGGGAAAATCCCTAAGGACATAAAGGGTCACCTATTCCCTACTGTAGCTGTACATAGCCAAAATGAGGA GGTTTCTGTCAATTTTGGGAAGCAGAAGTTTGTTTTCGATGTTAAG GGATATGAAACATCAGCGAGGAATAAGCAACAAATGGCTATCGAAAAAATATTCATACCTCCAAATATCGGTTATGG GCTTGTAAAGTCCTACTTATTACACTATGGGTATGAGGAGACACTCAATGCTTTCAACCTTGCTACTAAAACTACAGTCCCTCCAATTCTTATAGCTCAAGAGAATGCTATTGACGAGGATGATTTGCATCAGAGAAAAACTCTTAGAAAG CTTGTGAGGAATGGTGACATTGATGCTGCTCTGGCTAATCTCCAAGATTGGTATCCCCAAATTGTACAG GACGATAAATCTGTAGTTTGTTTCCTCCTTCACTGTCAAAGGTTTATTGAGTTTGTACGG GTAGGAAAACTTGCAGAAGGTGTGAAGTATGGCAGACTCGAGTTAGCCAAATTTGTTGGGTTAACCGAGTTTCAAGATATAATCGAG GACTGCTTTGCTTTGCTTGTTTATCCAAAGCCCGTGGAATCACCGGTGGGGTACTTCCTAGAAGACTCGCAGAGGGAACTAGTTGCTGATGCAGTGAATGCAGCGATTTTGTCAAACAAGAAAGATGCGTGTCACTTGCATTCCCATCTGGAGATGCTGCTAAGACAGCTAACAGTTTGCTGTTTGGAAAGGCGGTCAATGAATGGAGACCAAGGCGAAACATTCCGGCTCCACCATGTTCTTAAACAGTACAAGAAGATGAAATTGGATTAG